In Picosynechococcus sp. PCC 7002, the following are encoded in one genomic region:
- a CDS encoding DegT/DnrJ/EryC1/StrS family aminotransferase yields the protein MSQIPPVDLGRQYATIADETNAAVLEVLSSGRYIGGTAVSEFEKHFAAYHQVDSAIGCNSGTDALYLALKALGIGVGDEVITSTFTFIATAEAIAMCGATPVFVDITAATFNLDLDQLEAAITPRTKAVIPVHLFGQPVDMTRLGEIAQKHDLFIVEDCAQATGAKWGDRQVGAWGDAGCFSFFPTKNLGGCGDGGAVTTNNPTLHEQIKMLREHGSKVRYQHEVLGVNSRLDAVQATILAVKLRHLDLWNQQRQAIAHRYHELLAGIEGIQLPQATPGGTHVWNQYTILVQAGDRDTLRSQLQAEGIIAMVYYPKPLHLQPVFATFGYQSGAFPIAEQCSHQVLSLPMFPDLSIPEQEQVATTLKRLLAA from the coding sequence ATGAGCCAAATTCCTCCTGTTGATCTAGGGCGCCAGTATGCAACCATTGCCGATGAAACCAATGCCGCCGTCTTGGAAGTGCTCAGTTCCGGTCGCTATATCGGGGGGACAGCAGTAAGCGAATTCGAAAAACATTTTGCCGCTTATCACCAGGTTGACTCTGCCATCGGCTGCAACTCCGGCACCGATGCCCTTTATCTGGCCCTAAAAGCCCTTGGGATTGGCGTTGGCGATGAAGTGATCACCTCTACTTTTACTTTTATCGCCACCGCTGAAGCCATTGCCATGTGTGGCGCAACCCCTGTCTTTGTTGATATTACCGCTGCAACCTTCAACCTCGACCTCGATCAACTAGAAGCGGCCATTACTCCCCGTACCAAGGCCGTGATTCCCGTCCATCTCTTTGGACAGCCTGTGGATATGACCCGTCTTGGGGAAATTGCCCAAAAACATGACCTGTTTATCGTTGAAGATTGTGCCCAGGCCACGGGAGCAAAATGGGGCGATCGCCAAGTGGGAGCCTGGGGAGATGCTGGCTGTTTTAGCTTTTTTCCGACGAAAAATTTAGGCGGTTGTGGCGATGGTGGTGCTGTGACGACCAACAATCCCACCCTCCACGAACAGATCAAAATGCTCCGGGAGCATGGTTCTAAAGTTCGCTATCAACATGAAGTGCTGGGGGTAAATAGTCGGTTAGATGCAGTGCAAGCCACAATTCTCGCCGTTAAATTGCGTCACCTCGACCTTTGGAATCAACAACGTCAGGCGATCGCCCACCGTTACCATGAATTGCTGGCTGGGATCGAAGGCATTCAACTCCCCCAAGCAACCCCTGGCGGTACCCATGTCTGGAACCAATACACGATCCTCGTTCAAGCCGGCGATCGCGATACCCTCCGTAGCCAGCTACAAGCCGAGGGCATCATTGCGATGGTGTACTATCCCAAACCCCTACATCTCCAGCCCGTGTTTGCAACCTTTGGCTACCAATCCGGAGCATTTCCCATTGCTGAGCAATGTTCTCACCAGGTGCTGTCTTTGCCTATGTTCCCCGACCTCAGCATCCCAGAACAAGAACAAGTGGCCACAACCCTCAAGCGTTTATTGGCGGCTTAA
- the nadA gene encoding quinolinate synthase NadA, with product MFAAAAARPTTPAIPQDLFGAIADLKQDLNAIILAHYYQENDIQDIADYIGDSLGLARQAAQTDAEVIVFAGVHFMAETAKILNPNKLVLLPDLDAGCSLADSCPPAEFAQFKAKHPDHIVISYINCTAEIKAMSDIICTSSNAVKIVNQIPADQPIIFAPDKNLGRYVSEQTGRDLLLWQGSCIVHETFSEKRIIELKLEHPDAEVLAHPECETPVLNHADFIGSTTALLKRSQESASQTFIVATEPGIIHQMEKASPGKTFIPAPSTSNCACNECPHMRLNTLEKLYLAMKHKAPEITLSPDIATAALKPIQKMLEMSV from the coding sequence ATGTTTGCTGCTGCCGCTGCCCGTCCGACAACGCCTGCCATTCCCCAAGACCTCTTTGGGGCGATCGCCGATCTCAAACAAGACCTCAACGCCATCATTCTCGCCCACTACTACCAAGAAAACGATATCCAAGACATTGCCGACTACATTGGTGATTCCCTGGGATTAGCCCGCCAAGCCGCCCAAACCGATGCCGAAGTGATTGTCTTCGCTGGGGTACATTTCATGGCAGAAACCGCAAAAATCCTTAACCCCAATAAACTTGTGCTCCTGCCCGATCTCGATGCCGGTTGTTCCCTCGCCGACAGTTGTCCCCCCGCCGAATTTGCCCAATTTAAAGCCAAGCACCCAGACCACATCGTCATCTCCTATATCAACTGCACCGCCGAGATCAAAGCGATGAGCGACATCATCTGCACCAGCTCCAATGCCGTCAAAATCGTCAACCAAATTCCCGCCGACCAACCGATCATTTTTGCCCCCGATAAAAACCTCGGTCGTTACGTGAGTGAACAAACCGGACGGGATCTCCTCCTCTGGCAGGGTAGTTGCATCGTCCACGAGACTTTTTCTGAAAAACGTATCATCGAACTCAAACTTGAACATCCCGATGCGGAGGTGCTCGCTCACCCTGAATGCGAAACCCCTGTGTTAAACCATGCTGACTTTATCGGCTCCACGACCGCCCTACTAAAGCGCTCCCAAGAGAGTGCCAGCCAGACTTTCATTGTCGCCACCGAACCGGGCATCATCCATCAAATGGAAAAAGCCAGCCCCGGTAAAACTTTTATTCCGGCTCCTTCCACCAGTAACTGTGCCTGCAATGAATGCCCCCATATGCGCCTCAACACCCTAGAAAAACTCTATTTGGCCATGAAACATAAAGCGCCGGAAATCACTCTTAGCCCCGACATTGCGACGGCTGCCTTGAAACCGATTCAGAAAATGCTAGAGATGAGTGTCTAG
- a CDS encoding anti-sigma factor family protein produces MNESFSQRQTDGDRRRGGDLEMKKNHTSHQHHTDSETPMGHNFEQFQRLSAYFDGEATPAERKEIQHLLDTDPQVKQQYQQLRQLKQALQLLPIPTSISAQYLGQRVLARLRRSQLRTLSLWGSGAIAALFVAGVMGQMPRLNFDRFAKNDPDQQPTAALVETSPQGEEALVVALNRPVLQIPKLATTESP; encoded by the coding sequence ATGAATGAAAGCTTTTCTCAGCGGCAAACCGATGGCGATCGCCGAAGAGGGGGTGACCTAGAAATGAAAAAAAACCACACTTCTCACCAACACCACACCGATTCTGAAACTCCTATGGGCCACAATTTTGAGCAGTTCCAGCGCCTGAGCGCCTATTTTGATGGGGAGGCCACCCCAGCAGAACGCAAGGAAATTCAGCACCTCCTGGATACTGACCCCCAGGTCAAACAGCAATATCAACAGCTACGGCAACTCAAACAAGCGCTACAGTTGCTGCCCATTCCCACCAGCATTTCGGCCCAATATCTCGGTCAACGGGTATTGGCGCGGTTGCGTCGTTCCCAGTTACGCACCCTTTCCCTCTGGGGCAGTGGGGCGATCGCCGCTCTCTTTGTGGCTGGGGTTATGGGTCAGATGCCGCGCCTTAACTTTGATCGCTTTGCTAAAAATGACCCCGATCAGCAACCCACCGCTGCCCTAGTCGAAACCTCTCCCCAGGGAGAAGAAGCCCTTGTGGTCGCTCTAAATCGCCCGGTTTTACAAATTCCCAAACTGGCCACCACAGAGTCGCCCTAA
- a CDS encoding HU family DNA-binding protein, producing MNKGELVDLVAEKAGISKKQADSVISATVEAIMETVANGDKVTLVGFGSFEPRHRKAREGRNPKTNEKMQIPATTVPAFSAGKQFKEMVAPK from the coding sequence ATGAATAAAGGCGAATTAGTCGATTTAGTCGCTGAGAAAGCTGGTATCAGCAAAAAGCAGGCAGATTCTGTGATTAGTGCCACCGTAGAGGCAATCATGGAAACCGTTGCCAATGGTGACAAAGTAACCCTCGTCGGTTTTGGCTCCTTTGAACCCCGCCACCGCAAAGCGAGAGAAGGTCGCAACCCTAAGACCAACGAAAAAATGCAAATTCCAGCAACCACAGTGCCCGCATTTTCTGCTGGTAAACAGTTTAAGGAAATGGTTGCCCCTAAATAG
- a CDS encoding ABC transporter permease, whose amino-acid sequence MGEFIALDPGDLGWALGLIALAIALARWQKLGLEGQLLLATGRTILQLLVVGYALEMVFALAHPLAVLGIVLVMLTIAAIAAKNRINDRVELPLIWGSIFISFSVPLAYTLLVIVQPETWYDPQYLIPLAGMVLGNAMNSASLAGERLSSRIKTSRLEIETQLCLGATPKQAIASYRTEAIRASLIPTINSMMVVGLVSLPGMFTGQVLSGIDPLNAASYQILILFLIVTINLICTSLVTEGLYRQFFNPTAQLTL is encoded by the coding sequence ATGGGTGAATTTATTGCCTTAGATCCGGGAGATTTGGGCTGGGCGTTGGGACTAATTGCCTTGGCGATCGCCCTGGCCCGGTGGCAAAAGTTGGGGCTAGAGGGGCAGCTTTTACTCGCAACGGGACGGACAATTTTGCAATTGTTGGTGGTGGGCTATGCCCTGGAAATGGTCTTTGCCTTGGCGCACCCATTGGCGGTGTTAGGGATTGTTTTGGTGATGTTAACCATTGCGGCGATCGCCGCGAAAAATCGGATTAACGATCGGGTTGAATTGCCATTGATCTGGGGATCAATTTTTATCAGTTTCAGTGTGCCGTTGGCGTATACCCTATTGGTAATTGTGCAGCCGGAGACTTGGTATGACCCCCAATATTTGATTCCGTTGGCAGGGATGGTCTTGGGGAACGCGATGAATAGTGCTTCCTTGGCGGGAGAACGGCTCAGCAGTCGGATTAAAACCAGTCGTTTGGAAATCGAAACCCAGCTTTGTCTCGGCGCAACCCCCAAACAGGCGATCGCCAGCTACCGTACCGAAGCGATCCGCGCCAGCCTAATCCCGACGATCAATTCTATGATGGTAGTAGGTTTAGTGAGTTTGCCGGGGATGTTTACGGGGCAAGTCTTATCGGGCATTGATCCGCTTAATGCTGCCTCCTATCAAATTTTGATTCTCTTTTTGATTGTGACCATTAACCTCATCTGTACTTCCCTGGTGACTGAGGGCCTTTATCGACAATTTTTTAACCCCACTGCCCAGCTCACCCTCTAA
- a CDS encoding sigma-70 family RNA polymerase sigma factor encodes MNRSLSIPIPSQQGVVPKSGVSPEKLSNYDLILRCQAGSKPERAAFVELLKRYQSHVDRLLYHLAPDWQDRSDLSQEVWIRVYRNLQRLNDPQKFKGWLSRIITNLFYDELRKRKRVRRPLSLDNPFQTQDGEVAWDVASDDPSPDDDLATQEFYEHLREAIAELPEVFRTTIVLREIEGLAYEEIAEITGVSLGTVKSRIARARAKLQEMLQPYLAD; translated from the coding sequence ATGAACCGATCCCTTTCTATCCCCATTCCTTCCCAGCAGGGAGTCGTTCCCAAAAGTGGTGTGTCTCCGGAAAAACTCTCTAACTATGATCTAATTCTCCGTTGCCAGGCGGGTAGTAAGCCTGAGCGGGCTGCTTTCGTGGAATTATTAAAACGTTACCAGTCCCATGTGGATCGACTCCTCTACCACCTCGCTCCGGATTGGCAGGATCGGTCCGATTTATCCCAGGAAGTTTGGATTCGGGTTTATCGCAATCTTCAGCGTTTGAATGATCCCCAAAAATTTAAGGGTTGGCTGAGTCGAATTATTACAAACCTCTTCTATGATGAGCTACGCAAACGTAAACGGGTTCGTCGTCCCCTCTCGTTGGACAATCCGTTTCAGACCCAGGATGGAGAAGTGGCTTGGGACGTAGCCTCTGATGATCCCAGCCCCGATGATGATCTGGCAACCCAGGAATTTTACGAACATTTACGGGAGGCGATCGCTGAACTACCAGAAGTCTTTCGCACAACAATCGTGCTGCGGGAAATTGAAGGGCTCGCCTACGAAGAAATTGCGGAAATCACCGGGGTTTCTCTCGGCACCGTCAAGTCAAGGATCGCCCGGGCCCGGGCCAAGTTACAGGAAATGCTCCAGCCCTATTTGGCGGACTAG
- a CDS encoding AI-2E family transporter gives MSERKITISFSTLLLIVGAVLLLFLLWQLRSLLVVLMIAVVIAATLAPVITIAESFRVPRWLAVIGVYLGLISILTGVVLLIGPTVVDQIQKLIRKLPLYLEIVGVLVQSWAVRLGMTEPQVLEQLNRLFDLQALTAWAFRSSQELLIRSYGITRGVIGGILSLILAFMLSGYMLSGSDKLIKGFVSLFPAPWDEQLLEQVQPMSERMGSYIQGRIVVSGILGIVITIGLRLLGISELALGLGVIAAVTNLIPFFGPVLGAVPALIVAIAQGGWTFLSVLLLFTLIQNLETYVLDPLLVGSSVKVNPLYQLLAVLGGAQVLGILGAVIVPPWVAGAAVLLDNLYLKTKPLPVSLTLTATPSLADSHKSEKNQV, from the coding sequence ATGTCTGAGCGGAAAATTACAATATCTTTTTCAACGCTGCTGTTGATTGTCGGGGCAGTGCTATTGCTATTTTTACTCTGGCAATTACGTAGTTTACTGGTTGTGCTCATGATTGCCGTCGTCATTGCAGCGACCCTTGCACCAGTGATTACCATCGCTGAATCTTTCCGGGTGCCCCGTTGGCTGGCAGTGATCGGTGTGTACCTCGGCTTAATCTCAATTCTCACGGGGGTAGTTTTACTCATTGGCCCCACGGTAGTTGATCAAATTCAAAAGTTGATCCGGAAGCTACCCCTATATTTAGAAATTGTTGGGGTTTTGGTTCAATCCTGGGCCGTGCGCTTGGGCATGACAGAGCCACAAGTTTTAGAACAATTGAACCGTCTTTTTGATTTGCAAGCGTTGACAGCCTGGGCTTTTCGTTCTTCCCAAGAGCTGTTGATTCGTTCCTACGGCATTACGCGAGGGGTCATTGGGGGCATTTTAAGCTTGATTCTGGCGTTTATGCTCTCTGGTTATATGCTGTCTGGTTCTGACAAATTAATTAAAGGCTTTGTCAGTCTTTTTCCGGCTCCCTGGGATGAACAACTTCTGGAACAGGTACAGCCCATGAGCGAGCGGATGGGAAGTTATATTCAGGGTCGGATTGTGGTTTCGGGGATTCTCGGCATTGTCATTACCATTGGCCTAAGGCTGCTGGGGATTTCAGAATTAGCCCTCGGTTTGGGGGTGATCGCGGCGGTGACAAATTTAATTCCGTTTTTTGGGCCTGTGCTAGGTGCTGTGCCGGCTTTGATTGTGGCGATCGCCCAGGGAGGATGGACATTTTTATCCGTCCTACTGCTTTTTACCTTGATCCAAAACCTCGAAACCTATGTATTAGATCCGTTATTAGTCGGTTCTTCGGTCAAAGTGAACCCGCTTTATCAGTTGCTGGCGGTTTTGGGAGGGGCCCAGGTGCTGGGAATTTTAGGCGCGGTGATTGTGCCACCCTGGGTTGCGGGAGCCGCTGTACTGCTCGATAATCTTTACCTCAAAACAAAACCATTACCCGTGTCCCTCACTTTAACGGCGACTCCATCCCTGGCCGACAGCCATAAATCTGAGAAAAATCAAGTCTAG
- a CDS encoding late competence development ComFB family protein: MSIDQIVEQALKDGYLTPSMEAEVGRICDMSSELSIEEYMALDRLMGALLTGEVIAVPRKQFINVMEELVISRSIARVAEIEASSTQSLDVGDIAAYALNRLPPLYATTEERANYQRQKAREELQGLINEQVDAALSRYLDRPDFFPERQAITSPNQDKSMLAQVSKLLEGYAPGFEQEENVFS, translated from the coding sequence ATGAGTATTGATCAAATTGTTGAACAAGCCCTAAAAGACGGCTATCTCACCCCGAGCATGGAAGCGGAAGTTGGACGCATTTGCGATATGTCCTCTGAGCTTTCCATTGAGGAATATATGGCGCTAGATCGCCTCATGGGGGCTTTGCTCACGGGGGAAGTGATTGCTGTCCCCCGGAAACAATTCATCAATGTCATGGAGGAGCTAGTCATTAGCCGCTCCATTGCCCGGGTCGCTGAGATCGAGGCGAGTAGCACCCAAAGTTTGGATGTGGGGGATATTGCGGCCTATGCCCTAAACCGTTTGCCGCCGCTCTACGCAACGACGGAAGAGAGAGCGAATTATCAGCGTCAAAAGGCCCGTGAGGAATTGCAGGGTTTAATTAATGAACAGGTGGATGCAGCCCTGTCTCGCTATCTAGACCGACCGGACTTTTTCCCTGAGCGCCAGGCGATCACCTCTCCGAACCAAGACAAGAGCATGTTAGCCCAGGTCAGTAAGCTCCTGGAAGGCTATGCACCGGGCTTTGAACAGGAAGAGAATGTGTTTTCCTAG